One window of the Amycolatopsis mediterranei genome contains the following:
- a CDS encoding heme-degrading domain-containing protein has protein sequence MTEADRLAQLAEQEERLQFTKFDNETALALGQQLLTAARDRGLPVTISIRRNGQRLFHAALPGTSADNDAWIDRKSRVVDRYGHSSFFIGTQFRAKGGSFEEHSRLDLDLYAAHGGVFPVLVRGVGPVGTVGVSGLPQADDHAFVVEQLELFLNS, from the coding sequence ATGACCGAAGCCGACCGCCTCGCCCAGCTCGCCGAGCAGGAGGAACGCCTCCAGTTCACGAAGTTCGACAACGAGACCGCCCTCGCCCTCGGTCAGCAGCTGCTCACCGCCGCCCGGGACCGCGGGCTGCCGGTGACGATCTCGATCCGGCGCAACGGCCAGCGGCTCTTCCACGCCGCGCTGCCCGGCACCTCGGCCGACAACGACGCCTGGATCGACCGGAAGAGCCGCGTCGTCGACCGCTACGGGCACAGCTCCTTCTTCATCGGGACGCAGTTCCGCGCGAAGGGGGGCTCGTTCGAGGAGCACTCCCGCCTCGACCTGGACCTCTACGCGGCCCACGGCGGTGTGTTCCCGGTGCTGGTGCGCGGGGTCGGGCCGGTCGGCACGGTCGGCGTGTCCGGGCTCCCGCAGGCCGACGACCACGCGTTCGTCGTCGAGCAGCTGGAGCTGTTCCTGAACTCCTGA
- a CDS encoding extracellular solute-binding protein produces MQRCTGFRFRRVLLAVGLAAGLAACGAPGGDGGHAADPQAVPDKPGKPVELNILDVAGNLQLTKQMIENFKAAHPDVLAKVTYSTAPAPSMAGKLKAEQDGGAAQTHLVLSGTDGLSAGIANGTLAKVLPDFSSRFPNLMQNYLEPAAKMQELANGYGVEVVYYPSGPLLEFSPGAVPAAPASPQELLDWAKAHPEKFQYAQPSNSGPGRTFLMGLPYLLGDKDPKDPDKGWGKTWAFLQELGKYVKYYPSGTTETMKNLASGAVDMIMSTTGWDINPRKLGTVPNTVKTAIMQPMHWVTDAQYALIPKGLSPDQESAILQLIAWMLKPDQQAIAYDDGYFYPGPAVKDVTLQMAPQKSQDTIKQFGRPEYEQWIAQYPKETSLPAEQQVKAFDKWNQLVGGSKVGKK; encoded by the coding sequence ATGCAGCGTTGCACCGGCTTCCGATTCCGACGAGTGCTGCTGGCGGTGGGTCTCGCGGCCGGCCTGGCGGCGTGCGGCGCGCCCGGCGGCGACGGCGGCCACGCGGCGGATCCCCAGGCCGTGCCCGACAAGCCGGGCAAGCCGGTCGAGCTGAACATCCTCGACGTCGCGGGCAACCTGCAGCTCACCAAGCAGATGATCGAGAACTTCAAGGCCGCGCACCCGGACGTGCTCGCGAAGGTCACGTATTCGACGGCACCCGCGCCGAGCATGGCGGGCAAGCTGAAGGCCGAGCAGGACGGCGGCGCCGCCCAGACCCACCTGGTGCTCAGCGGTACCGACGGCCTCTCCGCCGGCATCGCGAACGGCACCCTGGCCAAGGTCCTGCCGGACTTTTCGAGCCGGTTCCCGAACCTGATGCAGAACTACCTCGAGCCGGCGGCCAAGATGCAGGAGCTGGCCAACGGCTACGGCGTCGAGGTCGTCTACTACCCGTCGGGCCCGCTCCTCGAGTTCAGCCCCGGCGCGGTGCCCGCCGCCCCGGCGTCCCCGCAGGAGCTGCTCGACTGGGCGAAGGCGCACCCGGAGAAGTTCCAGTACGCCCAGCCGTCGAACTCCGGCCCGGGCCGGACGTTCCTGATGGGCCTGCCCTACCTGCTCGGCGACAAGGACCCGAAGGACCCGGACAAGGGCTGGGGCAAGACCTGGGCGTTCCTGCAGGAGCTCGGCAAGTACGTGAAGTACTACCCGTCGGGCACGACGGAGACGATGAAGAACCTCGCGTCCGGGGCGGTGGACATGATCATGTCGACCACCGGCTGGGACATCAACCCGCGCAAGCTCGGCACCGTGCCCAACACGGTCAAGACGGCGATCATGCAGCCGATGCACTGGGTCACCGACGCCCAGTACGCCCTGATTCCCAAGGGCCTCTCGCCCGACCAGGAGTCGGCGATCCTGCAGCTGATCGCGTGGATGCTCAAGCCCGACCAGCAGGCGATCGCCTACGACGACGGATACTTCTACCCCGGCCCCGCGGTCAAGGACGTCACTCTGCAGATGGCGCCGCAGAAGAGCCAGGACACGATCAAACAGTTCGGGCGCCCGGAGTACGAGCAGTGGATCGCCCAGTACCCCAAGGAGACCTCGCTGCCCGCCGAGCAGCAGGTCAAGGCGTTCGACAAGTGGAACCAGCTGGTCGGCGGCTCGAAGGTCGGCAAGAAGTGA
- a CDS encoding dihydrofolate reductase family protein, which translates to MGNLTVTTFLTLDGVYQAPGGQDEDTSGGFDLGGWVTPFYEEDMGRLVAEWFSRADAFLLGRRTYDIFAAYWPKVTDPADPVASRLNTLPKYVASRTLTDPSWSGTSVVDGDVVEFVRDLKTRTDGELQVHGSGALLQTLIAHDLVDEYRLWLYPVVLGKGRRLFPDGVVPKAFEHVETRHTAGGVNVLVLRPAGKPRFDTFQLPEG; encoded by the coding sequence ATGGGCAACCTCACGGTGACGACGTTCCTGACCCTCGACGGCGTCTACCAGGCACCCGGGGGCCAGGACGAGGACACTTCCGGTGGCTTCGACCTCGGCGGCTGGGTGACGCCGTTCTACGAAGAGGACATGGGCCGGCTCGTCGCGGAGTGGTTCTCCCGCGCTGACGCGTTCCTGCTCGGACGGCGGACGTACGACATCTTCGCCGCGTACTGGCCGAAGGTCACCGACCCCGCCGACCCGGTCGCGTCCCGGCTCAACACCCTGCCGAAGTACGTGGCGTCGCGGACGCTGACGGACCCGTCCTGGTCCGGCACGTCCGTCGTGGACGGCGACGTCGTCGAGTTCGTCCGTGACCTCAAGACGCGGACGGACGGCGAGCTCCAGGTGCACGGGAGCGGCGCCCTGCTGCAGACGTTGATCGCGCACGACCTGGTGGACGAATACCGGCTGTGGCTGTACCCGGTCGTGCTGGGCAAGGGACGCCGGCTCTTCCCGGACGGCGTCGTGCCGAAGGCGTTCGAGCACGTCGAGACCCGGCACACCGCCGGGGGCGTGAACGTGCTCGTGCTGCGGCCCGCCGGGAAACCGCGGTTCGACACGTTCCAGCTTCCGGAGGGGTAA
- a CDS encoding MerR family transcriptional regulator, whose product MRYSIGDLARRTGLTIKAVRFYSDHGLVPPSGRNTAGHRRYDDAALARLDLVRTLRELGLGLAVIRRIVDGEAIVADVAARHAEALETEIRVLRLRQAVWTAVAARGSTTEETRLVHELARLSEMECVADFLAEALGDRPELAGIARTLTPELPEDPSPGQLDAWIELAGLTRDADFRAAVRRLADQHEGGLRRDLADAVRDAVTPALVAGIDPGSPQAAAIVDGLGRDPAELRNWLGVVHDPRRERYLELLAVINGWAAPESLTPVLAWLTAAVAS is encoded by the coding sequence ATGCGCTATTCGATCGGCGACCTGGCCCGCCGGACCGGGCTGACGATCAAGGCCGTCCGCTTCTATTCCGACCACGGCCTCGTGCCGCCGTCCGGCCGCAACACCGCAGGTCACCGGCGGTACGACGACGCCGCGCTCGCCCGGCTCGACCTCGTCCGCACCTTGCGCGAGCTCGGACTCGGCCTCGCCGTGATCCGCCGGATCGTCGACGGGGAAGCGATCGTCGCCGACGTCGCGGCGAGGCACGCCGAGGCCCTGGAAACGGAGATCCGCGTGCTGCGCCTGCGGCAGGCGGTGTGGACGGCCGTCGCCGCCCGCGGCTCGACCACCGAGGAGACGAGACTCGTGCACGAACTGGCCCGACTGTCCGAAATGGAGTGTGTCGCCGACTTCCTCGCCGAAGCGCTGGGCGACCGCCCCGAGCTCGCCGGGATCGCCCGCACGCTGACCCCGGAACTCCCCGAGGACCCGAGTCCCGGCCAGCTCGACGCCTGGATCGAACTGGCCGGGCTGACCCGGGACGCCGACTTCCGCGCTGCCGTGCGCCGGCTCGCCGACCAGCACGAAGGCGGCCTGCGCCGCGACCTGGCCGACGCGGTGCGCGACGCGGTCACGCCGGCCTTGGTGGCCGGGATCGACCCGGGATCACCGCAGGCGGCGGCGATCGTCGACGGCCTCGGCCGCGACCCCGCTGAGCTGCGGAACTGGCTCGGCGTCGTCCACGATCCCCGCCGCGAGCGGTATTTGGAGCTGCTCGCGGTGATCAACGGCTGGGCCGCGCCGGAGAGCCTGACGCCGGTGCTCGCCTGGCTGACCGCGGCGGTGGCCTCCTGA
- a CDS encoding phosphocholine-specific phospholipase C — MGRIRRRTVLGGAAAATVAGALPVACAPVPRTGKIDDVRHVVVLMQENRSFDHYYGTMAGVRGFGDRAALRDVFRQRGDKGAPVLPFHLDTSVVDGQDLHELPHDWNSTHRAWNGGAYDRWTAAKSPMTMGYFTREDLPFQHALASAFTLCDNYFCSIQGPTHPNRLYHWTGTIDPDGLAGGPATHNAPDYEPSFRWTTYPERLEAAGVSWRIYANDEERGVPEHFVGDYGDNPLWLFQNFHDALYSMDPAKRRLAERANLRKQLAPDSGKGKDLDHVLAEFIADCAAGTLPAVSWVVAPYGYCEHPAARPVDGAAYLQRLLKALWDKPELWESTVVFINYDENDGFFDHVVPPTPPPGTPGEYLPGNRPEKGEPSGPPVPIGLGPRVPMTVVSPWSRGGWVNSQVFDHTSVLRFLETWTGVREPNISAWRRAICGDLTSCFDFRAPDTTIPLLPDANALRAEADRTQARLPKPGLGPGALVQDPGTAKARPLPYQPVAWVTAEAAVLRLHLANHGTQALQLAAYAYHAGGTSQRFDVGPGASMAGEIAHGGTYDVAVHGPNGFLVEASGGLGLDAAVTFTPAPALRVTVTNGGPAPVTLNDVTLPPGGSHDFPVPARNGWYDVTFETPGWRRRFAGHLEDGRPSRTGP, encoded by the coding sequence ATGGGGCGGATCCGTCGTCGCACGGTGCTCGGCGGTGCGGCCGCGGCCACCGTCGCCGGCGCGCTGCCGGTGGCCTGCGCTCCCGTGCCTCGGACGGGCAAGATCGACGACGTCCGCCACGTCGTCGTGCTGATGCAGGAGAACCGGTCGTTCGACCACTACTACGGCACCATGGCCGGCGTACGCGGCTTCGGCGATCGCGCGGCCCTGCGCGACGTCTTCCGCCAGCGCGGCGACAAAGGCGCCCCGGTGCTGCCGTTCCACCTCGACACGTCCGTTGTGGACGGCCAGGACCTCCACGAGCTGCCGCACGACTGGAACAGCACGCACCGCGCGTGGAACGGCGGCGCGTACGACCGCTGGACTGCGGCGAAGAGCCCCATGACGATGGGGTACTTCACGCGCGAAGACCTCCCGTTCCAGCACGCGCTGGCGAGCGCGTTCACCCTCTGCGACAACTACTTCTGCTCGATCCAGGGCCCGACGCACCCGAACCGGCTGTACCACTGGACCGGCACGATCGACCCGGACGGCCTCGCCGGCGGCCCGGCGACGCACAACGCGCCGGACTACGAACCGTCCTTCCGCTGGACGACCTACCCCGAACGGCTCGAGGCCGCGGGCGTCTCCTGGCGGATCTACGCGAACGACGAGGAGCGCGGCGTCCCCGAGCACTTCGTCGGCGACTACGGCGACAACCCGCTCTGGCTGTTCCAGAACTTCCACGACGCGCTGTACTCGATGGACCCGGCGAAACGCCGGCTGGCCGAACGCGCGAACCTGCGCAAGCAGCTCGCGCCCGACTCGGGGAAGGGGAAGGACCTCGACCACGTGCTGGCCGAGTTCATCGCCGACTGCGCGGCCGGCACGCTGCCCGCGGTCTCGTGGGTCGTGGCCCCGTACGGCTACTGCGAGCACCCGGCGGCGCGGCCGGTCGACGGCGCCGCGTACCTCCAGCGCCTGCTGAAAGCGTTGTGGGACAAGCCGGAGCTGTGGGAATCGACCGTCGTCTTCATCAACTACGACGAAAACGACGGCTTCTTCGACCACGTCGTCCCGCCGACGCCGCCGCCCGGCACCCCGGGCGAATACCTGCCGGGCAACCGGCCGGAGAAGGGCGAGCCGTCCGGGCCGCCCGTCCCGATCGGGCTGGGCCCGCGCGTGCCGATGACCGTCGTTTCGCCGTGGAGCCGCGGCGGCTGGGTGAACTCGCAGGTGTTCGACCACACGTCGGTGCTGCGGTTCCTGGAGACGTGGACCGGCGTGCGCGAGCCGAACATCTCGGCCTGGCGCCGGGCCATCTGCGGCGACCTGACCAGCTGTTTCGACTTCCGCGCGCCCGACACGACCATCCCGCTGCTGCCCGACGCGAACGCGTTGCGCGCCGAAGCCGACCGGACGCAGGCCCGGCTGCCGAAGCCCGGGCTGGGGCCGGGCGCGCTGGTGCAGGACCCCGGCACGGCGAAGGCCCGCCCGCTGCCCTACCAGCCGGTCGCCTGGGTCACGGCCGAGGCGGCCGTCCTGCGGCTCCACCTGGCCAACCACGGGACGCAGGCGCTGCAGCTGGCCGCGTACGCCTACCACGCGGGCGGGACGTCGCAACGCTTCGACGTCGGGCCCGGCGCCTCGATGGCGGGCGAAATCGCGCACGGCGGGACGTACGACGTCGCCGTCCACGGCCCGAACGGCTTCCTCGTCGAGGCTTCGGGTGGCCTGGGGCTCGATGCGGCCGTCACGTTCACGCCCGCGCCCGCACTGCGGGTCACGGTGACCAACGGCGGACCGGCACCGGTCACGCTGAACGACGTCACCCTCCCGCCGGGCGGCTCGCACGACTTCCCGGTGCCGGCCCGCAACGGCTGGTACGACGTCACGTTCGAGACGCCGGGGTGGCGCCGCCGGTTCGCCGGTCACCTGGAAGACGGCCGCCCGTCGCGGACCGGGCCTTAG
- the thrS gene encoding threonine--tRNA ligase, giving the protein MPDHRKLGRELGLFGTDPLIGAGLPYWLPDGAIVRHSLEEYVRNLERRAGYQHVHSPVLGKRELYEISGHWSHYRDEMYPPMDVGGEQLVLRPSLCPHHALIYRSRGRSYRELPLRMAEIGGMYRSELSGVLGGLSRVRAIQLNDAHVFCTLDQVEAEAAAALALIRRAYDALGISPARYRLSLPGPGGKYVPGNWAGAVEILRSVLDDLPYDAAEGEAAFYGPKIDVQIADGAGRESTLSTVQVDFHQPARFGLEYVGADGAKHRPVMVHRSIIGSVERAVAQLIEVHGGAFPAWLAPVQLRLLPVSAVEVPYAREVLERCGDVRAEIASEGSLGARIRDGRLVPYQAVIGPAEVAAGQLSVRLRDGRRLDAAGAEEMLARIGAEVRRP; this is encoded by the coding sequence ATGCCCGACCACCGCAAGCTCGGCCGCGAACTCGGCCTGTTCGGCACCGACCCGCTGATCGGCGCCGGCCTGCCCTACTGGCTGCCCGACGGCGCGATCGTCCGCCACAGCCTGGAGGAGTACGTCCGCAACCTCGAACGGCGCGCGGGCTACCAGCACGTCCATTCGCCGGTGCTGGGCAAACGCGAGCTGTACGAGATTTCCGGGCACTGGTCGCACTACCGCGACGAGATGTACCCGCCCATGGACGTCGGCGGCGAGCAGCTCGTGCTCCGGCCGAGCCTGTGCCCGCACCACGCGCTGATCTACCGCTCGCGTGGCCGCAGCTACCGCGAGCTGCCGCTGCGGATGGCCGAAATCGGCGGGATGTACCGCAGTGAACTGTCCGGTGTGCTCGGCGGCCTGAGCCGGGTGCGCGCGATCCAGCTCAACGACGCGCACGTCTTCTGCACCCTCGACCAGGTCGAAGCCGAGGCAGCGGCCGCACTGGCCCTGATCCGGCGGGCTTACGACGCCCTCGGCATCAGCCCGGCGCGCTACCGGCTTTCCCTGCCCGGTCCCGGCGGGAAGTACGTGCCCGGCAACTGGGCCGGCGCCGTGGAAATCCTGCGTTCGGTCCTCGACGACCTCCCGTACGACGCGGCCGAGGGCGAAGCGGCGTTCTACGGACCGAAGATCGACGTCCAGATCGCCGACGGCGCGGGCCGCGAATCGACCCTGTCCACCGTCCAGGTCGACTTCCACCAGCCCGCGCGGTTCGGCCTCGAGTACGTCGGCGCGGACGGGGCGAAGCACCGGCCGGTCATGGTGCACCGGAGCATCATCGGCAGCGTCGAGCGCGCGGTGGCCCAGCTGATCGAGGTCCACGGCGGCGCGTTCCCGGCGTGGCTGGCGCCCGTGCAGCTCCGGCTGCTGCCGGTGTCCGCGGTCGAAGTGCCGTACGCACGCGAAGTCCTGGAGCGGTGCGGCGACGTGCGGGCGGAGATCGCGTCGGAAGGCAGCCTCGGCGCGCGGATCCGGGACGGGCGGCTGGTGCCGTACCAGGCCGTGATCGGCCCGGCGGAGGTCGCCGCGGGGCAGCTTTCCGTGCGGCTGCGTGATGGACGCCGGCTCGACGCCGCTGGTGCGGAGGAGATGCTTGCGCGGATCGGGGCGGAGGTCAGGAGGCCGTAG
- a CDS encoding M20 metallopeptidase family protein, whose amino-acid sequence MTGPTDLPTLPGTPFAGLLDDARALQDRTVALRRAVHRHPEQGLHLPRTQAAIREALDGLPLEITEGKATTSLTAVLRGARPGPAVLLRGDMDALPLTEETGLDFASEDPESMHACGHDTHVAMLASAARLLAERREQLAGSVVFMFQPGEEGHHGARFMIHEGVLDAAGTRVGRAFGVHILANAPSGLLQLRPGPLMASADSFHVRVTGKGGHGSAPQHTIDPVPAAAAMVGALHTMITRRVGVFDPAVLSVTRIQAGTTTNIIPETAELEGTIRTLSEQTRALVRAEVPKVCEQVGAAYGCRVLADVEPGYPVTVNDDRIAAEVLRLGAALLGPGNVELLADPLMGAEDFSYVLQRVPGAYAFLGACPPGVDPAEAAANHSNRVLFDEDAMPNGVAMLAAFALDALR is encoded by the coding sequence ATGACCGGCCCCACTGACCTGCCCACCTTGCCCGGCACGCCGTTCGCCGGGCTCCTCGACGACGCGCGGGCGCTGCAGGACCGCACGGTCGCCCTCCGCCGGGCCGTGCACCGCCACCCGGAACAGGGCCTCCACCTGCCGCGCACCCAGGCGGCGATCCGGGAGGCCCTCGACGGCCTGCCGCTCGAGATCACCGAAGGCAAGGCCACGACGTCGCTGACGGCCGTCCTGCGCGGCGCGCGGCCCGGTCCGGCGGTGCTGCTGCGCGGCGACATGGACGCGCTGCCGCTGACCGAGGAGACCGGGCTCGACTTCGCGTCGGAGGACCCGGAGTCGATGCACGCGTGCGGGCACGACACGCACGTCGCGATGCTGGCTTCGGCGGCGCGGCTGCTCGCGGAGCGCCGGGAGCAGCTGGCCGGGTCGGTCGTGTTCATGTTCCAGCCGGGTGAGGAAGGTCACCACGGCGCCCGGTTCATGATCCACGAGGGGGTGCTCGACGCGGCCGGCACTCGGGTCGGGCGCGCGTTCGGCGTGCACATCCTCGCCAACGCGCCCAGCGGCCTCCTGCAGCTGCGGCCCGGCCCGCTGATGGCGTCGGCGGACTCGTTCCACGTGCGCGTCACGGGCAAGGGCGGCCACGGCTCCGCGCCGCAGCACACGATCGACCCGGTGCCGGCCGCGGCGGCGATGGTCGGGGCGCTGCACACGATGATCACGCGCCGGGTGGGCGTGTTCGACCCCGCGGTGCTCTCGGTGACCCGGATCCAGGCCGGCACGACGACGAACATCATCCCCGAGACGGCCGAGCTCGAAGGCACGATCCGCACGCTGTCCGAGCAGACGCGCGCGCTGGTCCGCGCCGAGGTGCCCAAGGTGTGCGAGCAGGTCGGCGCGGCCTACGGCTGCCGCGTGCTCGCCGACGTCGAACCGGGCTACCCGGTGACGGTGAACGACGACCGGATCGCGGCCGAGGTGCTGCGGCTCGGCGCGGCCCTGCTGGGTCCGGGCAACGTAGAGCTGCTCGCCGACCCGCTGATGGGCGCCGAGGACTTCTCCTACGTCCTGCAGCGCGTCCCCGGCGCGTACGCGTTCCTCGGCGCGTGCCCGCCCGGCGTCGACCCCGCCGAAGCGGCGGCGAACCACTCCAACCGCGTGCTCTTCGACGAGGACGCGATGCCCAACGGCGTCGCGATGCTCGCCGCCTTCGCGCTGGACGCCCTGCGCTAA
- a CDS encoding ABC transporter permease, with product MTGWVARPGRWVVWAVVVFFFVNLAGVVLSVVVDSFGTQWFGTWLPDGFTTHWYADAWREFGLSDVLLTTAIVALVVIAVSVAVGVPAAYALARRSFPGKRLVMLLFVLPILIPPITYGIPLATVLYKFHLAGTITGVILANLVPSVPFVVLTMTPFIEQIDPKIEAAARMSGARTVSVFTRILGPLLLPGILAASILVLVRTVGMFELTFLTAGPDSTTLVVALYNSVFAAGIRANQSVDAMATIYTASMLVLLLVALRFVNPTQLVTRIREET from the coding sequence ATGACCGGCTGGGTCGCGCGTCCCGGACGTTGGGTCGTCTGGGCCGTCGTCGTGTTCTTCTTCGTCAACCTCGCGGGCGTGGTGCTCTCGGTGGTCGTCGACTCGTTCGGCACGCAGTGGTTCGGCACCTGGCTCCCGGACGGCTTCACCACCCACTGGTACGCCGACGCCTGGCGCGAGTTCGGCCTCTCGGACGTCCTCCTCACCACGGCGATCGTCGCGCTCGTGGTGATCGCCGTGTCGGTGGCCGTCGGCGTTCCGGCCGCCTACGCGCTGGCCCGCCGCTCGTTCCCCGGCAAGCGCCTGGTGATGCTGCTGTTCGTGCTGCCGATCCTGATCCCTCCCATCACCTACGGCATCCCGCTGGCCACCGTGCTCTACAAATTCCACCTGGCCGGCACGATCACCGGCGTCATCCTGGCCAACCTGGTGCCCTCGGTGCCGTTCGTCGTGCTGACGATGACGCCGTTCATCGAGCAGATCGATCCGAAGATCGAGGCCGCGGCCCGCATGTCCGGCGCGCGGACGGTCTCGGTGTTCACCCGCATCCTCGGCCCGCTGCTGCTGCCCGGCATCCTGGCCGCGTCGATCCTCGTGCTCGTGCGCACGGTCGGCATGTTCGAGCTGACGTTCCTCACTGCCGGCCCGGACTCGACGACCCTCGTGGTGGCGCTCTACAACTCCGTGTTCGCCGCGGGCATCCGCGCCAACCAGTCCGTCGACGCCATGGCGACCATCTACACCGCTTCCATGCTCGTGCTCCTTCTCGTCGCGTTGCGGTTCGTGAACCCGACCCAGCTGGTGACCCGGATCCGGGAGGAAACTTGA
- a CDS encoding ABC transporter permease yields MTAVATARPALRHRLAERGIDRTLLLLVPGLLVTACLFLYPFLYGLQLSFAPRKGGVFANYARFFGDPYLRNTIWTTLGIALPATFINVLASIPIAYVMRGRVRGKRLLTTILVVPITLGTVLTAQGLIMYGGPAGWLNKVLTVLGVTDQPLPLIHNYTGVLLSLVITGFPFSFLLTLSYLSGIDPSLEKAAATLGANGVQRFRRITLPLLAPGLAITFCLSFVMAFSVFPSAQLVGDPANETRVISIAAYHAAFEEYDYSMGSAVAMLMAVVMLIVIGLVMAWRGTLYRGATGGKG; encoded by the coding sequence ATGACCGCCGTGGCGACCGCTCGCCCCGCGTTGCGGCACCGCCTGGCCGAACGCGGCATCGACCGCACCCTGCTGCTCCTGGTGCCCGGCCTGCTGGTGACTGCTTGTTTGTTCCTGTACCCCTTCCTCTACGGCCTCCAACTGTCCTTCGCGCCGCGCAAGGGCGGCGTCTTCGCGAACTACGCGCGGTTCTTCGGCGACCCCTATCTGCGCAACACCATCTGGACGACGCTCGGCATCGCCCTCCCGGCGACCTTCATCAACGTCCTCGCCAGCATCCCGATCGCCTACGTGATGCGCGGCCGCGTCCGCGGCAAGCGTCTCCTGACGACGATCCTGGTCGTGCCGATCACGCTCGGCACGGTGCTCACCGCGCAGGGCCTGATCATGTACGGCGGGCCGGCGGGCTGGCTGAACAAGGTGCTCACCGTCCTCGGCGTCACCGACCAGCCGCTCCCGCTGATCCACAACTACACCGGCGTGCTGCTGTCGCTGGTGATCACCGGCTTCCCGTTCTCCTTCCTGCTGACGTTGTCCTACCTCTCGGGCATCGACCCCTCCCTGGAGAAAGCGGCCGCGACGCTCGGCGCGAACGGCGTCCAGCGCTTCCGGCGCATCACGCTGCCCCTGCTGGCTCCCGGCCTGGCGATCACCTTCTGCCTTTCGTTCGTCATGGCGTTCTCGGTCTTCCCGAGCGCGCAACTCGTCGGCGACCCCGCGAACGAAACCCGGGTCATCTCGATCGCCGCCTACCACGCCGCGTTCGAGGAGTACGACTACTCGATGGGCTCCGCCGTCGCGATGCTCATGGCGGTGGTCATGCTGATCGTGATCGGCCTGGTCATGGCGTGGCGCGGCACGCTGTACCGCGGAGCGACCGGAGGCAAGGGATGA
- a CDS encoding ABC transporter ATP-binding protein: protein MTFGQLRLDGVSRSFGTANALRGLDLAITRGEFVALLGPSGCGKSTALNCLAGLLPLTAGSIWLDDTRIDGQPPEQRGFGMVFQNYALFPHMSVRANVGFGLKMHKVGRAEARRRVDEALRLVQLTEHAAKFPAQLSGGQQQRVAIARAVVLEPPVVLMDEPLSNLDAKLRLEMRMEIRRLHQTLGLTTVYVTHDQEEALSLADRLVVLREGAVQQIGTPEEVYAQPVNSYVASFMGYRNLLDVTVTGTAGSSVTVEGAGVRLAGRGTLTEGPAKVAIRPEDFVVGDGTENALDVTVEIVEYHGRELSVSARLETGVPVYFRTDKRLAPGDTVKIGVPAERVLVFAP from the coding sequence GTGACGTTCGGGCAGCTGCGGCTGGACGGCGTCTCGCGCAGCTTCGGCACCGCGAACGCCCTGCGCGGCCTCGACCTCGCCATCACGCGCGGCGAGTTCGTGGCCCTGCTCGGCCCGTCCGGCTGCGGCAAGTCGACGGCACTGAACTGCCTGGCCGGCCTGCTGCCCCTGACCGCGGGCAGCATCTGGCTCGACGACACCCGCATCGACGGGCAGCCCCCGGAGCAGCGCGGGTTCGGGATGGTGTTCCAGAACTACGCGCTGTTCCCGCACATGTCCGTCCGCGCCAACGTCGGCTTCGGCCTCAAGATGCACAAGGTCGGCCGCGCCGAGGCCCGCCGGCGCGTCGACGAAGCGCTCCGCCTGGTGCAGCTGACCGAGCACGCGGCGAAGTTCCCCGCGCAGCTGTCCGGCGGACAGCAGCAGCGCGTCGCCATCGCCCGCGCCGTGGTGCTGGAGCCACCGGTCGTCCTGATGGACGAGCCACTGTCCAATTTGGACGCCAAACTCCGGCTCGAGATGCGGATGGAGATCCGCCGCCTCCACCAGACGCTCGGCCTGACCACGGTGTACGTCACCCACGACCAGGAGGAGGCCCTGTCGCTGGCGGACCGCCTGGTGGTCCTGCGCGAGGGCGCCGTCCAGCAGATCGGCACGCCGGAGGAGGTGTACGCCCAGCCGGTGAACAGCTACGTCGCGTCCTTCATGGGCTACCGCAACCTCCTGGACGTGACGGTCACCGGAACCGCAGGTTCTTCGGTCACCGTGGAGGGCGCGGGAGTCCGCCTGGCCGGCCGCGGCACGCTCACCGAGGGCCCGGCGAAGGTGGCGATCCGCCCGGAGGACTTCGTCGTCGGCGACGGCACGGAGAACGCCCTCGACGTGACGGTCGAGATCGTCGAGTACCACGGCCGCGAGTTGTCGGTCTCGGCCCGGCTGGAGACCGGAGTGCCGGTCTACTTCCGGACGGACAAGCGCCTCGCGCCCGGGGACACCGTCAAGATCGGCGTTCCCGCCGAGCGGGTCCTGGTGTTCGCGCCGTGA
- a CDS encoding VOC family protein, with the protein MLNSADLVAFAPSADLERSRAFYTDVAGLEFIEQSPFACVFRSGATMLRVTAVAEFTPQPFTVLGWAVDDIRAAVAELRGRGVEFLTFDTLPQDTDKIWTTPGGRIAWFRDPDGNVLSLTEFTGN; encoded by the coding sequence ATGCTCAACTCAGCGGATTTGGTCGCCTTCGCACCGTCGGCCGACCTCGAGCGCTCGCGCGCCTTCTACACGGATGTCGCCGGGCTCGAGTTCATCGAGCAGTCCCCCTTCGCGTGCGTGTTCCGCAGCGGCGCGACCATGCTGCGCGTCACCGCCGTCGCCGAGTTCACGCCACAGCCGTTCACGGTGCTCGGCTGGGCGGTCGACGACATCCGGGCCGCGGTGGCCGAGCTGCGTGGCCGTGGCGTGGAGTTCCTCACCTTCGACACGCTGCCACAGGACACCGACAAAATCTGGACCACGCCGGGCGGCCGGATCGCCTGGTTCCGCGATCCGGACGGCAACGTGCTGTCCCTGACCGAGTTCACTGGCAATTAA